The following proteins are co-located in the Paenibacillus sp. JNUCC32 genome:
- a CDS encoding glycoside hydrolase family 28 protein — protein MIRITEEAICPDLPVIPQHTVTITDYGAVGDGVYDNTQAFHLAIEACAKAGGGTVVIPPGIWLTGPIKLQSRIELHASAGALVMFSKFFEDYPILMSTYEGRQMFRCQSPLDGEGLEDVAITGGGIFDGSGEAWRPVKRGKLTESQWERLIQSGGVVDDQGLWWPTPAARDGQETLDRIEQTGSEEPQDYEPVRDYLRPNLLSLRNCKRILLSGPTFQNSAAWCLHPWASEQITIQNITVRNPWYAQNGDGLDIDSCKYVSVENSSFDVGDDAICLKSGKNEAGRLLGKPSERIRIRNCTVYHGHGGIVVGSEMSGGIKDVYVSDCTFIGTDIGIRFKSCRGRGGVVENILIERIRMRDIDGDAISFNLYYEGKAGSGEYQEEVMLPVTEETPVFRNIVIQDIVCSGAHTALLINGLPEMPVENLTVKRSAITSREGIVCRNGQNLSIQDMVLRTQDNPLLLFHQSRNVQVANVSGEGGSLDDRLLVVTGERSSQIECSGLKADKARGIEISSEVEPGEVVIK, from the coding sequence ATGATAAGGATAACCGAAGAAGCGATATGCCCTGATTTGCCCGTGATCCCGCAACATACGGTAACGATTACAGACTATGGCGCGGTTGGAGACGGTGTTTATGACAATACTCAAGCATTTCATCTAGCGATTGAAGCCTGCGCAAAGGCAGGAGGAGGCACGGTGGTCATCCCTCCGGGAATATGGCTCACCGGTCCGATCAAGCTGCAGAGCCGGATTGAGCTTCATGCCTCAGCCGGTGCCCTCGTCATGTTCAGCAAGTTTTTCGAAGATTATCCGATCCTGATGTCCACGTATGAGGGCCGGCAGATGTTTCGCTGCCAGTCTCCGCTCGATGGCGAAGGGCTGGAGGATGTCGCGATCACCGGGGGCGGGATTTTTGACGGAAGCGGCGAAGCCTGGAGGCCCGTTAAGAGAGGGAAGCTGACGGAAAGCCAGTGGGAGCGCTTAATACAATCCGGCGGTGTCGTGGATGACCAGGGATTGTGGTGGCCAACGCCCGCAGCTCGGGACGGTCAGGAGACCCTGGACCGTATTGAACAGACAGGCAGCGAGGAACCACAGGATTATGAGCCCGTCAGAGACTACTTGAGACCCAATCTGCTCAGCTTGAGAAACTGTAAGCGGATCCTGCTCAGCGGTCCCACCTTTCAAAACTCCGCCGCCTGGTGCCTGCATCCTTGGGCATCGGAGCAGATCACCATTCAAAACATTACCGTCCGCAATCCGTGGTATGCCCAGAACGGGGACGGTCTGGACATCGATTCGTGCAAATACGTATCCGTAGAAAACAGCTCGTTTGATGTAGGAGACGACGCGATCTGCCTGAAGTCCGGCAAAAATGAAGCCGGGCGCCTGCTGGGAAAGCCGAGCGAGCGGATCCGCATCCGGAACTGCACCGTTTATCACGGCCACGGCGGCATCGTGGTCGGCAGTGAAATGTCCGGAGGCATCAAGGATGTATACGTATCCGATTGCACTTTTATCGGCACCGATATCGGCATTCGCTTTAAAAGCTGCCGCGGTCGCGGCGGCGTGGTCGAGAACATCTTGATTGAACGGATTCGAATGCGGGATATCGACGGGGATGCCATCTCCTTCAATTTATATTACGAAGGGAAAGCCGGCTCCGGCGAATACCAAGAGGAAGTAATGCTGCCCGTTACCGAGGAAACTCCCGTGTTCCGGAACATTGTCATTCAGGATATCGTGTGCAGCGGCGCGCATACTGCGCTCCTCATCAACGGCCTGCCGGAGATGCCGGTGGAGAACTTGACGGTGAAGCGGTCCGCCATCACAAGTCGGGAAGGCATTGTATGCCGAAATGGACAAAACCTGAGCATTCAGGACATGGTCCTTCGCACCCAGGATAATCCGCTGCTTCTTTTTCACCAAAGCCGAAATGTTCAAGTGGCGAATGTCAGCGGAGAAGGCGGTTCGCTGGACGACCGCCTGTTGGTGGTGACCGGGGAACGGTCCAGCCAAATCGAATGCTCGGGGCTGAAGGCCGATAAGGCTAGGGGGATCGAGATCTCTTCCGAAGTGGAACCGGGGGAGGTCGTGATCAAGTAG
- the ric gene encoding iron-sulfur cluster repair di-iron protein, with translation MSSFTLQSQVSDIVTSIPQTADLFRSLRIDFCCGGQVPLEEAAKQRLLDPAVVLEQVRSVESKFADYQESRPASLKESELIDHIQQKHHAFLRDELPALTPYVTKLARVHGDRHPELLRVQVLFSELKKELLEHTKDEDERVFPLILKFVADPSHQAAAELKPHVSELEHEHAHAGSLLQELRDVTSDFELPADACGTYRLVFQRLAMLEKDTFEHIHLENNILFERLRQAV, from the coding sequence ATGAGTTCATTCACGCTTCAGAGCCAAGTATCCGATATTGTGACATCTATCCCGCAAACCGCGGATTTATTTCGATCCCTCCGCATCGATTTTTGTTGTGGCGGCCAGGTGCCTTTGGAAGAGGCAGCCAAGCAGCGTCTTCTGGATCCAGCCGTCGTTCTGGAGCAGGTTCGGTCCGTAGAGAGCAAGTTTGCCGATTACCAGGAAAGCCGTCCCGCTTCATTGAAGGAATCCGAACTGATTGATCACATCCAACAAAAACATCATGCCTTCCTCCGTGATGAATTACCGGCATTAACGCCCTATGTAACGAAATTGGCCCGTGTGCATGGAGATCGCCATCCCGAGCTGCTTCGCGTGCAGGTGCTCTTCTCGGAATTGAAAAAGGAGCTGCTGGAGCATACGAAGGACGAGGACGAACGTGTATTTCCGCTCATCTTGAAATTTGTGGCGGACCCTAGCCACCAAGCGGCAGCAGAGCTTAAGCCGCACGTATCCGAACTGGAGCATGAACATGCTCATGCCGGCAGCTTGCTGCAGGAGCTCCGGGACGTAACATCCGATTTCGAGCTTCCGGCTGATGCCTGCGGTACGTATCGGCTTGTCTTTCAACGGTTAGCCATGCTTGAAAAGGATACCTTCGAGCATATCCATCTGGAAAACAACATATTGTTTGAGCGGCTGCGCCAAGCGGTATAA
- a CDS encoding methyl-accepting chemotaxis protein, giving the protein MSNVTEEQTQHEMIGAFVKVAPLLKSLTNDDITIGIYDTEKLIINIPGRTFSLNVKPGDPLVEGDIVTDAIRNNKAISAVVPKELFGFPLAARAIPLHDEFGRVIGGVGMGTSLEKANMLFEMAESFSAIVEQTTASIEDINQSIARLTDRVSDVTGQMSEVSSSAQQIGKISTVVKEISDQSSMLGLNASIEAARAGEVGRGFSVVADEIRKLATSSKENVDQINGITKNIQEFLQRLNHAFADIHTLTDTQSRTIQEFSATIHEISIKAEELAQVAEETLYSKENKQ; this is encoded by the coding sequence ATGAGCAATGTAACTGAAGAACAAACACAGCACGAGATGATAGGGGCCTTTGTCAAGGTAGCTCCACTTCTGAAAAGTCTTACGAATGATGACATCACGATTGGCATTTACGACACGGAGAAGCTCATCATCAACATTCCGGGAAGAACCTTTTCGCTGAACGTCAAGCCTGGGGACCCGCTCGTGGAGGGGGATATCGTAACCGATGCCATCCGCAATAATAAAGCTATATCGGCAGTCGTTCCGAAAGAGCTGTTTGGATTTCCGCTTGCTGCACGGGCGATCCCGCTGCATGACGAGTTTGGCAGGGTAATCGGCGGCGTAGGCATGGGTACAAGCCTAGAAAAAGCGAATATGCTGTTTGAGATGGCCGAGAGCTTTTCCGCGATTGTCGAGCAGACCACCGCATCCATTGAAGATATTAACCAATCCATCGCTCGCCTTACCGATCGGGTGTCGGACGTAACCGGCCAAATGTCGGAGGTTAGCTCCAGTGCGCAGCAGATCGGCAAGATTTCCACCGTCGTCAAGGAAATTTCGGATCAGAGCAGCATGTTAGGCCTTAATGCTTCTATCGAAGCGGCAAGGGCTGGGGAAGTCGGTAGGGGGTTCTCGGTCGTTGCCGATGAGATTCGGAAGCTGGCGACAAGCTCCAAAGAGAATGTGGACCAGATTAATGGCATCACCAAGAATATTCAAGAATTTTTGCAGCGGCTAAATCATGCTTTTGCCGATATCCACACGCTGACCGATACCCAGTCAAGGACGATTCAGGAGTTCTCGGCAACGATTCATGAGATTAGCATCAAGGCTGAGGAACTGGCACAGGTTGCTGAAGAAACCTTGTATTCCAAAGAAAATAAGCAATAG
- a CDS encoding Ig-like domain-containing protein: MKAAKWLKQMLVFMMLFTGLSGGGAYAEENPESPGPANSPQTPAFPGAEGGGKYTTGGRGGEVYEVTTLADSGPGSLRDAVSAGNRTVVFKVGGVIQLKSPLKILGDNLTIAGQTAPGDGITVIGYPTTFDGNNLIIRYMRFRLGDMNETEADSFGGRYKKDIIIDHSSFSWSVDEVLSPYGNENVTVQWSIIADAMHISRHVKGRHGYGGIWGGKNTSFHHNLIAHNSSRNPAFDSTAGNSHDFRNNVVYNWGFFASYGGKGAVTNMINNYYKPGPETEVVRFMNAESTGSYYIDGNIMDGYPEYTQDNWSGVHPYPNYVKLETPASFANPLPTESAEEAYEAVMQSAGAILPKRDAVDARIIQDVIHRTGMHINSQNEVGGYPLVEPVVSTIEDDDHDGMPNDWEIAHGLDPIDPSDRNMTNNEGFTNLELYLNSIPGNGSANPSAVITAPANNTVVKAGSNVTIEASVSDEDGSVTKVEFYRNGEKVGEDESMPFRYQWTDVADGTHYWAAKAIDDTGTMAFSTSVVVHANTKGSIRPWKSADVGSPGIPGHTQLGGAPGEVTVKSAGDIGGTKDVFHFAYQKVKGDAEIVARIESITPTNEEAEAGIMFRESLKEDAPFVSLVVPYIRTGKRGVTLSRAEEGGEVARIQPEQEFQLPYWIKLVRKDNQFTSFVSQDGTSWTTVGNVQVDLPKQVYVGLVADAAKVNNETWKYNTSTFSNVNISAKTGIGPKAE, from the coding sequence ATGAAAGCAGCAAAATGGTTGAAGCAAATGCTTGTCTTCATGATGCTGTTTACCGGTTTATCCGGCGGAGGTGCTTATGCTGAGGAAAATCCTGAATCCCCAGGCCCGGCAAATTCCCCGCAAACGCCTGCATTTCCGGGTGCCGAAGGCGGTGGAAAATATACGACAGGCGGCCGGGGCGGCGAAGTGTACGAGGTAACGACGCTTGCCGATTCGGGACCGGGGTCGCTTCGTGACGCGGTCAGCGCCGGTAACCGGACCGTCGTATTTAAAGTCGGCGGCGTGATTCAGCTGAAATCCCCACTGAAGATTCTCGGAGACAACCTGACGATTGCCGGTCAAACGGCGCCGGGCGATGGGATTACGGTTATCGGGTATCCAACGACCTTCGATGGAAACAACCTGATCATCCGTTACATGCGCTTCCGGCTGGGCGATATGAATGAAACGGAAGCAGACTCTTTTGGCGGACGGTACAAGAAAGACATTATCATTGACCACTCCTCGTTCAGCTGGTCCGTTGACGAAGTGCTCAGCCCTTACGGCAACGAAAATGTCACCGTGCAGTGGTCGATCATCGCCGATGCCATGCATATTAGCAGACACGTCAAAGGCAGACACGGGTACGGCGGGATATGGGGCGGAAAGAACACCAGCTTCCATCATAACTTGATCGCTCACAATTCCAGCCGCAACCCTGCGTTTGACAGCACGGCCGGCAACTCCCATGATTTCCGAAATAACGTGGTATACAACTGGGGTTTCTTTGCTTCGTACGGAGGCAAAGGCGCAGTTACCAATATGATCAACAATTATTACAAGCCCGGCCCGGAAACGGAAGTCGTGAGGTTTATGAATGCAGAGAGCACTGGGAGCTACTACATTGACGGCAATATCATGGACGGGTATCCGGAATATACGCAGGATAACTGGTCCGGTGTTCATCCCTATCCGAATTACGTGAAGCTGGAAACCCCCGCTTCCTTTGCCAATCCATTGCCGACCGAATCCGCCGAAGAGGCTTATGAGGCGGTCATGCAAAGCGCCGGAGCCATTCTGCCGAAGCGGGATGCCGTTGATGCCCGAATCATCCAGGATGTGATCCACCGAACCGGCATGCATATTAACTCCCAGAATGAGGTGGGCGGATATCCGCTCGTGGAGCCGGTTGTTTCCACAATAGAAGATGACGATCATGATGGAATGCCGAATGATTGGGAGATCGCCCATGGGCTGGACCCGATAGATCCGAGCGACCGCAATATGACCAATAACGAAGGATTTACGAATCTGGAGCTTTATCTGAATTCCATACCAGGAAACGGATCGGCCAATCCCTCAGCCGTCATTACCGCCCCGGCAAACAACACGGTGGTAAAAGCCGGCTCGAACGTCACGATTGAAGCGTCCGTTTCCGATGAAGACGGCAGCGTAACCAAGGTGGAGTTTTACCGGAACGGAGAGAAGGTTGGAGAGGACGAAAGCATGCCGTTCCGCTATCAGTGGACGGACGTTGCGGATGGCACCCATTACTGGGCCGCAAAAGCGATCGACGATACAGGCACGATGGCATTCTCAACGAGCGTGGTCGTTCATGCGAACACTAAAGGGAGCATCAGGCCTTGGAAATCGGCCGATGTCGGCAGTCCGGGAATTCCGGGACATACGCAGCTCGGCGGCGCGCCGGGCGAAGTGACCGTCAAATCCGCGGGTGATATCGGCGGCACGAAGGACGTCTTTCATTTTGCATATCAGAAGGTAAAGGGAGATGCTGAAATCGTTGCCCGGATTGAAAGCATCACTCCGACGAATGAGGAAGCGGAAGCCGGAATCATGTTCCGCGAGAGCCTGAAAGAGGATGCCCCGTTCGTTTCCCTTGTCGTCCCTTATATTCGCACGGGGAAAAGAGGCGTAACCCTTAGTCGAGCCGAGGAGGGCGGCGAGGTCGCGAGGATTCAGCCGGAACAGGAATTTCAGCTGCCATATTGGATCAAGCTTGTCCGCAAGGATAATCAATTCACATCATTCGTTTCTCAAGATGGAACCAGCTGGACCACGGTTGGAAACGTCCAAGTCGATTTGCCGAAGCAAGTCTATGTCGGGCTTGTGGCGGATGCGGCTAAAGTTAACAACGAGACGTGGAAATACAATACTTCCACATTTTCCAATGTAAATATCTCGGCGAAGACAGGCATCGGTCCGAAGGCCGAGTAA
- a CDS encoding diaminopimelate epimerase, giving the protein MKQKIDFVKCNPTQNMTILINTKLPHDEHKRVAAKIMSYDNVYAEQVGFIEQSKIDHADAFLRMAGGEFCGNACMALAAYLAEVQGTKRHITTEFRLEVSGAERLVSCYVTKNKEDYRCRVNMPLPVRIDQTVLQDGCSLVDAVVVRYNDFVHFVIEVERFDAQMNSSMLALAKHIGPSLDTRMVGILLYNSRTRELTPLIYVPELNSAVWERGCGSGTASVGAYLARKLKRDVEASIKQPGGTIHVKALFDQNRVTHLEIEGAVGIAAQGIAFIDLDEDHIAEVGIRETNHV; this is encoded by the coding sequence ATGAAGCAGAAGATCGATTTTGTGAAATGCAATCCCACGCAGAACATGACGATTCTCATTAACACCAAGCTTCCGCACGATGAACATAAACGCGTCGCTGCTAAAATCATGTCGTACGACAACGTTTATGCAGAGCAGGTTGGTTTTATCGAACAATCCAAGATAGATCATGCGGATGCGTTTCTGCGGATGGCAGGAGGTGAATTTTGCGGGAATGCTTGCATGGCCTTAGCGGCATACCTGGCAGAGGTTCAAGGGACGAAACGTCATATAACAACTGAATTTCGACTGGAGGTTTCAGGCGCGGAGCGGTTAGTGTCATGCTATGTAACAAAAAACAAGGAGGATTATCGTTGCAGGGTCAACATGCCGCTTCCGGTGAGAATTGATCAAACGGTCCTTCAAGACGGGTGCTCCCTTGTTGACGCGGTTGTCGTTCGATACAACGATTTTGTTCATTTCGTAATTGAAGTGGAGCGCTTTGATGCGCAAATGAACAGCAGCATGTTGGCCCTGGCCAAGCACATCGGACCCTCTCTCGATACGAGAATGGTCGGGATCCTGTTATACAACTCCCGCACTAGGGAACTGACTCCGCTCATTTATGTACCGGAGCTTAATAGCGCGGTGTGGGAAAGAGGTTGCGGATCCGGAACGGCTTCCGTAGGCGCCTACTTAGCTCGGAAGCTTAAGAGGGATGTCGAGGCTTCCATCAAACAGCCCGGCGGAACGATTCATGTAAAGGCACTATTTGATCAAAACCGGGTGACGCATCTGGAAATCGAAGGGGCCGTTGGCATTGCGGCTCAAGGCATCGCATTCATTGATCTGGATGAAGACCATATCGCGGAGGTGGGAATTCGTGAAACTAACCATGTTTGA
- a CDS encoding DUF421 domain-containing protein produces MDFFESQETLTSVQWILRGIVSFVFLLLVTKAMGQRSISQLRFLDFIVALILGNIIAHPLSDEGLGLEGSMITTIVIIVLYVAATWLSLKWPFIKRYLDPPPITLVTNGLIQFHNLSKARISVDYLFSELRKEKIEDIQKVSLALWEPGGTVSVFVDTPYQPVTPADMNIRTQPFTISRPIIVDGKIDMLLLQEIGKDLDWLKSKVTPVHKNIQDVALATINDHEDLRFYSIQGSQYTHK; encoded by the coding sequence TTGGATTTTTTTGAAAGCCAAGAAACGCTGACGTCCGTCCAATGGATCTTAAGAGGCATCGTTAGCTTTGTTTTTTTACTTTTAGTAACGAAAGCAATGGGGCAGCGCTCCATATCCCAATTAAGATTTCTAGATTTCATTGTCGCTCTCATTCTCGGCAATATAATTGCTCACCCGCTTTCAGACGAGGGATTGGGCTTGGAAGGATCGATGATCACCACTATCGTGATCATTGTGCTGTATGTTGCGGCAACATGGCTGAGCCTGAAGTGGCCGTTCATCAAACGATATCTAGATCCGCCACCCATTACGCTCGTTACAAATGGTCTCATCCAATTCCATAACCTGTCTAAAGCAAGGATCTCTGTCGATTATTTATTCTCCGAACTTAGAAAAGAGAAAATAGAGGATATACAGAAAGTATCTCTGGCTTTGTGGGAACCGGGGGGAACCGTTTCCGTATTCGTGGACACCCCATACCAACCGGTTACTCCGGCTGATATGAACATTAGGACCCAACCATTTACGATCTCAAGGCCGATTATCGTTGATGGAAAAATCGATATGCTGCTCCTTCAGGAAATCGGTAAGGATCTTGATTGGCTCAAATCAAAAGTAACGCCCGTTCATAAGAATATTCAAGATGTGGCATTAGCCACCATTAACGATCATGAAGACTTGCGCTTTTATTCCATCCAAGGCAGCCAATATACGCATAAATAA